DNA from Streptomyces rishiriensis:
CAGGGGTGCCGTCCGGAAGCGTCAGGTGTCTTTCCGTAGCCAACAACTACGCAAGGTGACAGCTGGGTTGTGGGCGGCCGGAGTCACCACGCGAGCCGGTAGCAGCGCCCCTCCCGCTTCGACTCCGGCGCCGTGAAGACCTCCGCGAGCCGCATGCCCAGCCGCTCGGTGACGGCGATGGACCGCGCGTTGCGCGGGTCGACCACGGCCACCACGCCCGGCACTCCGGCCGCCCGCACCCGCTCCAGCGTCATCTGTGCGGCCGCCGTCACATATCCCTGCCCCCAGTGCTCCCGCCCGAGCCGCCAGCCGATCTCGATCTCGCCCTTGGGGCCCCACTCCCGCGGCCACGGCTGGGCGCCCGTGAACCCGATGACGCGGTCGTCCCGGTCCAGCATCGTCCACAGACAGAAGCCGTGCTCGGCGTCGTGACGGCGCTGGCGGGCGGTGAGCTCCTCGTAGGCGGACAGCTCCGCGGACCTGCCGCCGTGGAACTCCATCACGTCCGGGTCGTCGAAGACCCGGTGCCAGGTGACAGCGTCCTCGTCCGTGGGGACACGCAGCCGTACTACGGGGAGAGCTCGGTTCACGGGGCAGCCCTTCAGCCGGGTGATCAATTCTGCTGAATAGACTGCCCATGTCCAGTGCCGGTCGGCACGAAGATTCCGAACTTGGGGAGATCCCGCCGTGACCGTCGTGAACGAGCTCCTCTCCGAAAACACCGCCGATGTGATCGTCGTCGGCGCGGGGCCGAGCGGCTCCACGACCGCGTACTACCTCGCCAAGGCCGGACTCGACGTACTCCTCCTGGAGAAGACCGAGTTCCCGCGCGAGAAGGTCTGCGGCGATGGCCTGACCCCGCGAGCCACCAAGCAGCTCGTGGCCATGGGTATCGACATCTCCGAGGAGGCAGGCTGGCTGCGCAACAAGGGCCTGCGCATCATCGGCGGGGGCGTCCGCCTTCAGCTGGACTGGCCGGATCTCGCCTCCTTCCCCGACTACGGACTCGTCCGCAAGCGCGACGACTTCGACGAGCAGCTCGCCCGCCAGGCCCAGAAGGCGGGCGCCCGCCTCTACGAACGCTGCAACGTCGGCGCCCCGATCGTCGACGACCGCACCGGCCGCATCATCGGTGTGCACGCCAAGCTGGGCGAGGAGAAACGCGAAGTCACCTTCCGCGCCCCGCTCGTGGTGGCGGCCGACGGCAACTCCAGCCGCCTCTCGCTGGCGATGGGCCTGCACCGCCGCGAGGACCGTCCCATGGGCGTCGCGGTCCGCACCTACTTCACCTCCCCGCGCCACGAGGACGACTACCTGGAGTCCTGGCTGGAGCTGTGGGACCGCCGGGGCCCGGGTGAGGACCGTCTGCTGCCCGGGTACGGCTGGATCTTCGGAATGGGCGACGGGACGTCGAACGTCGGCCTGGGCGTGCTGAACACCTCCGACTCCTTCAAGGAACTCGACTGGCGTGAGGTCCTCAAGGCCTGGTGCGCGTCCATGCCGGAGGACTGGGGTTACACCCCCGAAAACATGACCGGCCCGATCCGCGGCGCCGCCCTGCCCATGGCCTTCAACCGCAAGCCCCACTACACCAAGGGCCTGCTGCTGGTCGGCGACGCCGGCGGTCTGGTGAACCCCTTCAACGGCGAGGGCATCGCCTACGCCATGGAGTCCGGGCAGATCGTCGCCGACGTCATCGTCCAGGCCCACGCCCGCGCCACCCCCGCCCAGCGTGAACTGGCCCTCCAGCGCTACCCGCAGGTCCTCGCGGACACCTACGGCGGCTACTACACGCTGGGCCGTGCCTTCGTGAAGCTCATCGGCAACCCGAAGGTCATGAAGATCGCGACCCAGCGCGGCCTGACCCATCCCCTGCTGATGAAGTTCACCCTCAAGATGCTCGCCAACCTGACGGACCCCACGGGCGGTGACGCGATGGACCGCATCATCAACGGCCTGAGCAAGGTGGCCCCGAAGGCCTGACCACGGCTGGACCCGCTCCAGAACGCGAGCCCCGGCGGCCCGGCGCGAAGACCCCTTCCCGCCGGCCCGCCACCCCCCCCGGCCCGCCTTCACCGGGCCGCAACCACGGCGTGCGCCGAAACCCGACCCGAACCCCGGCCCGAACCCCGGCCCGAACCCCGGCCCGAGGCCCGACCCGAGGCCCGCCCCCGGGTCCCCGCCTCGGTCCTGAGTGCTTGGGATCCGCTCCAGGCTCCATCGAGCCCTGCGCCCACATGCAACGGCCAGGGCCGAAGCCATGGCCACGACCGAAGCCACGGCCAGCGACAGGAGCCACGGGCGCCGCTACCGCCACGGCCCGACCGAGCCGCTGCGGCGCTGGATTGACGGTGTGTACGACATGTCAGGACATTGTGCAGGGCGGGTGCCGCTGCCTCGGCCCGATCGGCGGTGCTGAGGGCGGCAGGCATGTCCACGGGACCCGACCGACGTGCCTTCGGGGGTCACGAGACCGACTGGACCGCCCGACCGCCCCGATGCGCACCTGGGGCGGCCCAGAGCCTCTACGCGCGTCGCGAGGGCGGCTGAAGACAGGCTGGGGCAGTCGGCGGCCTCTACGCCGCCCCTGAGGCGACTGGGGGCCTTTAGACGCTCCCCGGAGGCGCCCGGAGGCGCACGGAGGCGTCTGCACACGCGCCCGGAGGTGAACGGAGGCCTTTGCATGGCCCCGGAGGTGAACGGACGACCTCACACACGTGCCCCGGGCGCGACCCGAGGCCCTGAGCGTGTCCTGGAGGCGGCTGCTGGGCCCAGGCGCGTCAGGAAAACGGCGCGCGGACGGCGCGGACCTGCCGTACGCACCGGCCCGCCCGCACCGCCAGTGCCCGAAGGGCCGCTGCCCCCGAGCGGCTGCGGCCCTTGCGTGCGTGAGATGCCCTCAGGGGCACCTGGGGGTGTCAGAGCACCCGTACCGCGCCGGTCGGCGGGTCGTACGACAGCGGCTTCTCGGCCACACCGGTGGACGGGTTCTGCGCGCCGACGAACATGCCGTCGCCGACGTACACCGCCACGTGGTACGCGCTGCCCGCGCTTCCCCAGTAGAGGATGTCGCCCGGCAGCAGGTTGTCCAGCGAGACCTGGGTGCCGAAGGTCGACTGGTCCTGCGAGACGCGCGGCAGGTCGACGCCGACCTGCTTGAAGGCCGTCTGCATGAGACCCGAGCAGTCCCAGGAGTTGGGGCCGGTGCCGCCGGAGACGTAGGCGTCGCCGATCTGCGCCTTCACGAAGGCGATGACGGCCGCGGCCGAACCGGTCGCCGTGGAGCTGCTCGTGCTGTCGGAGCTGCTGCTCGAGGCCGTGGTGAGCGTTGTCCGCTCGGCGGCACGGGTGGCGCGCTCGGCGGCGGCCTTGCGGGCGGCCTCGGCCTTCTTCTTCGCCTCGGCCTTGGCGTGGGCGAGGTCCTTCTTGGCCTCCTTGGCGGCTGCGGCGGCGGCCGCGTCGCGCTCGGCCTGAAGCTGGTAGTTCGCCGCGGCCTGCTGCGTGGCCTGGGCGGACTGCGCGACCTGGGCGGCCAGGTCGCCCGTGAGGACGGGCAGTTCGAGCGTCTGGGTCACCGGCTCGGCGGCGTTGGCCGAGCCAGCTGCTGTGGCGACGGCCAGCGTGCCGAGGACACCACTGGCGACTCCGGCCCGCATCGCGATCGTCGACGCGCTGCGGCGGGGTTTCCGGTGGCTGCGTATGTGAGCGGTGAGGGACATGGGTACAACCGGTATCAGGGGCTCCTCCATACCTTCAAGAAACGTGTGCTGCGCCACAGTTGTTCAATGGGTGCCTCAAATTCCCTGTCCTGGGTTCTTTATTGACGCCGTAACGGACATTGCGGACGCAGGTGATCAAGCCTGTGATCATGGACTTTCATCGTTACGTCCGGATTGCCCGCCACCTACCACCGGTTGAGACCGTTGGCCAAGCCCGGTTCTTAGGCGCCCCTCACGGATGTGGCGGAGGTCACGGAACGGTCACCGCGGCGGCCGCGTCTCATGCGCCCGGCGCGATCTCCTCCGCTTGTGAACGCGTACACGCGTCCACACCTCGGCCCCGTCTCCCCCTGATGTGTGAACGCGCGCCACTATCAGGGCACCGCGCCCATCGCCAATTTGCATGCACGGGAACCCTCTTGATATGGAGATGGCCCTCGATTCCTGCCGTGACGAGCGCAAAAGTCACTTCTTGTGATCACTCTGACGCTTCACGTATGAAGATCACTGTCGATATGACTTCATGATCCTTCGTCAGGTGGTGGAGATCACAAAGCTTGTGTAATACCCCGTGTCGCAGATCACAGAGCGGCGGGCATAAGATGCGAGGCAGTTGGGCTTGTGACCTGCTTCACATGTTCGCGATCTTCGCCGGGACGGGCGGGGTTCGCGGACCTGGGGGCGGGTGAGCCCCACGTCATCGCCAGCAGTCAGTGCCGACTGAGAGGAGCGAGGAGCGGTGAACGCGTATGCGCCCATCCTCGTACTGGGAGCCCTCGGGGCAGGCTTTGCGATCTTCTCCGTGGTCATGGCCACGCTGATCGGGCCGAAGCGGTACAACCGCGCCAAGCTCGAGGCCTACGAGTGCGGTATCGAGCCGACCCCCACGCCGGCCGGCGGCGGGCGCTTCCCCATCAAGTACTACCTGACGGCGATGCTCTTCATCGTCTTCGACATCGAGATCGTCTTCCTCTACCCCTGGGCCGTCACCTTCGACGCCCTGGGTGTTTTCGGGCTCGTGGAGATGTTGCTCTTCGTGCTCACCGTCTTCGTCGCGTACGCGTACGTATGGCGGCGCGGCGGCCTGGAATGGGACTGAGGGGCCTTTAGCCATGGGACTCGAAGAAAAGCTGCCGAGCGGATTCCTGCTGACCACCGTCGAGCAGGCCGCGGGCTGGGTGCGCAAGGCGTCCGTCTTCCCCGCCACGTTCGGCCTCGCCTGCTGTGCCATCGAGATGATGACCACCGGTGCGGGCCGCTACGACCTGGCGCGCTTCGGTATGGAGGTCTTCCGGGGTTCACCCCGTCAGGCGGACCTCATGATCGTCGCCGGCCGGGTGAGCCAGAAGATGGCGCCGGTGCTCCGGCAGGTCTACGACCAGATGCCGAACCCCAAGTGGGTCATCTCCATGGGCGTGTGCGCCTCCTCCGGCGGCATGTTCAACAACTACGCGATCGTCCAGGGCGTCGATCACATCGTGCCCGTCGACATCTACCTCCCGGGCTGCCCACCGCGCCCCGAGATGCTGATGGACGCGATCCTCAAGCTCCACCACAAGATTCAGAACACCAAGCTCGGCGTGAACGCCGAGGAGGCGGCCCGCGAGGCGGAGGAAGCGGCGCTCAAGGCCCTGCCCATGATCGAGATGAAGGGGCTGCTGCGGTGAGCGACGCAAACGGCACCCACGGCGCCGACGACTCCTCGAACGGGGTGAACCCCGAGAAGGATCTCTCCGCCTCCAACCTCCCTGGCCAGCGCGGCCAAGGTGGTGAGGAGGTCCGCGTCCAGCGCGGGATGTTCGGCGCCAACAACGGTGGCGACACCTCCGGATACGGCGGCCTGGTCCGCTCCGTCCGGCTCCCGGGAGCGGCGAGCCGGCCCTACGGCGGCTGGTTCGACGAGGTCGCCGACGAACTCGAGGGCGCGCTGGAGGAGCAGGGTCTGCTCCCCGCCAACGCGATCGAGAAGACGGTCGTCGACCGCGATGAGCTCACCTTCCACATCGAACGCGAGCACCTGCTCCGTGTGGCGCGCACCCTGCGCGACGATCCGGCCCTGCGCTTCGAGCTCTGTACCGGCGTCAGCGCCGTGCACTACCCGAACGACAAGGGCCGTGAGCTGCACGCCGTCTACCACCTGCGCTCGATCACCCACAACCGGTTGATCCGGCTGGAGGTCAGCGCGCCGGACGCCGACCCGCACATCCCGTCCCTGGTCTCCGTCTATCCCACGAACGACTGGCACGAGCGCGAGACCTACGACTTCTTCGGGATCGTCTTCGACGGTCACCCGGCCCTGACGCGGATCATGATGCCGGACGACTGGCAGGGCCATCCGCAGCGCAAGGACTACCCCCTCGGCGGCATCCCCGTCGAGTACAAGGGCGCCCAGATCCCGGCTCCGGACCAGCGGAGGTCGTACTCATGAGCACGCAGTCAGCATCCGCCCGTGAGACCACCGAGGGCGCTGTGTACACGGTCACCGGTGGCGACTGGGACGAGGTCGTCCAGTCCGCGACCCGGGCCGACGACGAGCGCATCATCGTCAACATGGGCCCCCAGCACCCCTCCACTCACGGGGTGCTCCGCCTGATCCTGGAGATCGAGGGCGAGACGGTCACCGAGGCCCGCTGCGGCATCGGCTACCTCCACACCGGTATCGAGAAGAACCTCGAGTACCGCACGTGGACGCAGGGCACCACGTTCGTGACGCGCATGGACTACCTGACGTCGTTCTTCAACGAGACCGCCTACTGTCTCGCCGTCGAGAAGCTCCTCGGCATCGAGGACCAGATCACCGAGCGAGCCAAGATCATCCGGGTGCTCCTGATGGAGCTGAACCGGATGTCCTCCCACCTGGTGTGCATCGCCACGGGCGGCATGGAACTCGGTGCCACCACGATCATGATCTACGGATTCCGTGATCGTGAAATGATTCTCGACATCTACGAGCTCATCACGGGCCTGCGGATGAACCACGCGTACATCCGCCCCGGCGGACTCGCCCAGGACCTGCCGCCCGGCGCGGTGGACCAGATCCGCGAGTTCGTGAAGAAGATGAAGAAGAACTTCCCCGAGTACGACAAGCTCGCCACCGGGAACCCCATCTTCAAGGCCCGTATGCAGGACGTCGGCTATCTCGACCTGGCCGGCTGCATGGCCCTCGGCGCCACCGGTCCGATCCTTCGGTCCACCGGCCTTCCGCACGACCTGCGCAAGGCGCAGCCGTACTGCGACTACGAGACGTACGACTTCGATGTCCCGACCGCCGACTCGTGCGACTCCTACGGCCGCTTCCTGGTCCGCCTGGAGGAGATGCGCCAGTCGCTCCGGATCGTCGAGCAGTGCCTGGACCGGCTGCAGCCCGGCCCTGTCATGGTCGCCGACCGCAAGATCGCCTGGCCCGCCCAGCTCGCCCTGGGCCCCGACGGTCTGGGCAACTCCCTGGACCACATCAAGAAGATCATGGGCACCTCCATGGAGGCCCTGATCCACCACTTCAAGCTGGTGACCGAAGGCTTCCGCGTCCCGCCGGGACAGGCGTACGCGGCCGTCGAGTCACCCAAGGGCGAACTCGGTGTGCACGCCGTCTCCGACGGAGGCACCCGCCCTTACCGGGTCCACTTCCGGGACCCGTCCTTCACCAACCTTCAGGCCATGGCGGCGATGTGCGAGGGCGGCCAGGTCGCCGACGTCATCGTCGCCGTCGCCTCCATCGACCCCGTAATGGGAGGCGTCGACCGGTGACCACCTCTTCTTCCGAGCGGGGCGTCAGCCTGGGTATGCCCGAACTGCCCGCGCCCGCCTACCCGGACGACGTCCGGGCCCGGCTGGAGGCGGATGCGGGCGAGATCATCGCCCGCTATCCCGACTCCCGGTCCGCGCTCCTGCCGTTGCTGCATCTCGTGCAGTCGGAGGAGGGACACGTCACGCGCACCGGGATGCAGTTCTGCGCGGACGTGCTGAAACTGACCACGGCGGAGGTCACCGCGGTCGCCACCTTCTACACCATGTACCGGCGCCGCCCCAGCGGCGACTACCAGGTGGGCGTCTGCACCAACACGCTGTGCGCGGTGATGGGCG
Protein-coding regions in this window:
- a CDS encoding geranylgeranyl reductase family protein, giving the protein MTVVNELLSENTADVIVVGAGPSGSTTAYYLAKAGLDVLLLEKTEFPREKVCGDGLTPRATKQLVAMGIDISEEAGWLRNKGLRIIGGGVRLQLDWPDLASFPDYGLVRKRDDFDEQLARQAQKAGARLYERCNVGAPIVDDRTGRIIGVHAKLGEEKREVTFRAPLVVAADGNSSRLSLAMGLHRREDRPMGVAVRTYFTSPRHEDDYLESWLELWDRRGPGEDRLLPGYGWIFGMGDGTSNVGLGVLNTSDSFKELDWREVLKAWCASMPEDWGYTPENMTGPIRGAALPMAFNRKPHYTKGLLLVGDAGGLVNPFNGEGIAYAMESGQIVADVIVQAHARATPAQRELALQRYPQVLADTYGGYYTLGRAFVKLIGNPKVMKIATQRGLTHPLLMKFTLKMLANLTDPTGGDAMDRIINGLSKVAPKA
- a CDS encoding NADH-quinone oxidoreductase subunit D, whose translation is MSTQSASARETTEGAVYTVTGGDWDEVVQSATRADDERIIVNMGPQHPSTHGVLRLILEIEGETVTEARCGIGYLHTGIEKNLEYRTWTQGTTFVTRMDYLTSFFNETAYCLAVEKLLGIEDQITERAKIIRVLLMELNRMSSHLVCIATGGMELGATTIMIYGFRDREMILDIYELITGLRMNHAYIRPGGLAQDLPPGAVDQIREFVKKMKKNFPEYDKLATGNPIFKARMQDVGYLDLAGCMALGATGPILRSTGLPHDLRKAQPYCDYETYDFDVPTADSCDSYGRFLVRLEEMRQSLRIVEQCLDRLQPGPVMVADRKIAWPAQLALGPDGLGNSLDHIKKIMGTSMEALIHHFKLVTEGFRVPPGQAYAAVESPKGELGVHAVSDGGTRPYRVHFRDPSFTNLQAMAAMCEGGQVADVIVAVASIDPVMGGVDR
- a CDS encoding C40 family peptidase produces the protein MSLTAHIRSHRKPRRSASTIAMRAGVASGVLGTLAVATAAGSANAAEPVTQTLELPVLTGDLAAQVAQSAQATQQAAANYQLQAERDAAAAAAAKEAKKDLAHAKAEAKKKAEAARKAAAERATRAAERTTLTTASSSSSDSTSSSTATGSAAAVIAFVKAQIGDAYVSGGTGPNSWDCSGLMQTAFKQVGVDLPRVSQDQSTFGTQVSLDNLLPGDILYWGSAGSAYHVAVYVGDGMFVGAQNPSTGVAEKPLSYDPPTGAVRVL
- a CDS encoding NADH-quinone oxidoreductase subunit C translates to MSDANGTHGADDSSNGVNPEKDLSASNLPGQRGQGGEEVRVQRGMFGANNGGDTSGYGGLVRSVRLPGAASRPYGGWFDEVADELEGALEEQGLLPANAIEKTVVDRDELTFHIEREHLLRVARTLRDDPALRFELCTGVSAVHYPNDKGRELHAVYHLRSITHNRLIRLEVSAPDADPHIPSLVSVYPTNDWHERETYDFFGIVFDGHPALTRIMMPDDWQGHPQRKDYPLGGIPVEYKGAQIPAPDQRRSYS
- a CDS encoding GNAT family N-acetyltransferase, with amino-acid sequence MNRALPVVRLRVPTDEDAVTWHRVFDDPDVMEFHGGRSAELSAYEELTARQRRHDAEHGFCLWTMLDRDDRVIGFTGAQPWPREWGPKGEIEIGWRLGREHWGQGYVTAAAQMTLERVRAAGVPGVVAVVDPRNARSIAVTERLGMRLAEVFTAPESKREGRCYRLAW
- a CDS encoding NADH-quinone oxidoreductase subunit A → MNAYAPILVLGALGAGFAIFSVVMATLIGPKRYNRAKLEAYECGIEPTPTPAGGGRFPIKYYLTAMLFIVFDIEIVFLYPWAVTFDALGVFGLVEMLLFVLTVFVAYAYVWRRGGLEWD
- a CDS encoding NuoB/complex I 20 kDa subunit family protein codes for the protein MGLEEKLPSGFLLTTVEQAAGWVRKASVFPATFGLACCAIEMMTTGAGRYDLARFGMEVFRGSPRQADLMIVAGRVSQKMAPVLRQVYDQMPNPKWVISMGVCASSGGMFNNYAIVQGVDHIVPVDIYLPGCPPRPEMLMDAILKLHHKIQNTKLGVNAEEAAREAEEAALKALPMIEMKGLLR